A single genomic interval of Helianthus annuus cultivar XRQ/B chromosome 13, HanXRQr2.0-SUNRISE, whole genome shotgun sequence harbors:
- the LOC118485387 gene encoding glutathione S-transferase T3-like, producing the protein MENQPREAKKKTKGRVSKSSRGGSSGASAQPQPPFGYTSQPPFFFQQPSHPSFYNTQPPNFGYFQNLLSMDAPPQSPAFDPYAFRSPQVPSTRGNVERPLPLYDDEDDEVVPETQNLGDDDDDAEYNVDEDAGNEEDDARYKKGKMVSEKWTKDQEEALAKAWVHCSTNKKKCNQQNRDSFWRKILEHFNKTVGGSNRTVHQVRSKWNPMMTKINFFNGLYQQADRTRGSGCKDLDVMKVALKEFKDRFPNGFQHIEAWEVVRRHEKWAQVPLLGEEGEGSAHKRKPVDVDPSIPDMNEDPSPQRPQRRDKRQATSSEGSSAELAAQFKVYTAMKEAKQAVELEAIELRKKRESEARELISEQRETMKNYNYDRDMKTFLKPHDDVPPSMLPFILARKREIANKYGWPCDF; encoded by the exons atggagaaccaaccccgcgaggccaagaaaaaaactaagggacgggTCTCGAAATcgtctcgtggtggttcgagcggtgcaagtgctcaaccacaaccccctttcggatacacttcacaacccccgttttttttccaacaaccttcacacccctcgttttacaacacccaaccacCCAATTttggctattttcaaaatttgttatcaatggacgctcctcctcaatcccccgccttcgacccatatgCTTTTCGTTCTCCACAAGTTCCATCTACACGAGGAAATGTCGAACGTCCTCTACCTCTTTACGATGACGAAGACGAtgaggtagtgcccgaaactcaaaatttgggcgacgatgacgatgacgctgaatataatgtggatgaagacgcgggcaacgaagaagatgacgcTCGGTATAAAAAGGGGAAAATGGTGAGCGAGAAATGGACAAAGGaccaagaagaggcgttggcgaaggcgtgggtacattgctcTACCAACAAAAAAAAGTGCAATCAACAAAACCGTGATAGTTTTTGGCGTAAGATTTTAGAGCATTTTAACAAAACTGTcggtggaagtaaccggaccgttcatcaagtacggtctaaatggaacccgatgatgacgaaaataaactttttcaacggcctataccaacaagcg gatcgcacacgaggaagcggatgtaaggatctcgacgtgatgaaagtcgcgttaaaagaatttaaagatagatttccgaacggttttcaacacatcgaggcgtgggaggtcgttcgaagacacgagaaatgggcccaagtcccattgttgggtgaggaaggtgaaggttcggcacataaaagaaagcccgttgacgtggacccttcgataccggatatgaacgaagacccctcgccacaaagaccacaacggcgagacaagcgtcaagctacatcgtccgagggaagctcggccgagttggcggcacaattcaaagtgtacaccgccatgaaagaagcgaagcaagcggtagaattggaggcgatcgaattgaggaaaaaaagagagtcggaggctcgcgagctcatatcggaacaacgcgagacgatgaaaaactacaattacgatcgagatatgaaaacattcctcaagccgcacgacgatgttccgccaagtatgttgccgttcatcctcgcccgaaagcgcgaaatcgctaacaagtacgggtggccatgcgatttctaa